The following are encoded together in the Mercenaria mercenaria strain notata unplaced genomic scaffold, MADL_Memer_1 contig_2617, whole genome shotgun sequence genome:
- the LOC128552377 gene encoding C-C chemokine receptor type 3-like → MYYERKVALSIWRVYLPILVVVGTLGNLMTIIFLMQLRYCNSSIARYLTALAVSDVMMLWIAVPRSVLHFGYGIDIRSSSQFVCKVQLFYLLYLAGQSSAWFIVILTIERFISAWLPIKAKAICTVRRANIVILSLLAFFIVLNAHFLYGMGHAKGNMCYQMDDSYTNFYFYIWSVIQLSVFFLLPLTILMVINISIIIRVLITGRKYQTQVIPQALTTAARARKAKNYQITAMLIAVNVVYMICMTPILVFLTSYTGWVLSHGDENSDAVLELIWAIINALFYTNYAVNFILYFVSGSRFRSEVVRIFCQRKNSCPIICRWNWWHSWGRNANISTVEGNMNIELQNVTVSQE, encoded by the coding sequence ATGTATTATGAACGTAAGGTTGCATTGAGTATCTGGAGAGTGTATTTGCCAATATTGGTTGTAGTCGGAACACTAGGAAATCTTATGACAATAATTTTTCTGATGCAACTTAGGTACTGCAATTCTAGTATAGCTAGATATCTGACAGCGCTTGCTGTATCCGACGTAATGATGCTATGGATCGCGGTTCCGAGAAGTGTTCTGCATTTCGGTTACGGTATTGACATAAGATCAAGTTCACAGTTTGTATGCAAAGTACAACTTTTTTATTTGCTCTACCTTGCGGGTCAAAGCTCTGCTTGGTTTATTGTTATATTAACTATTGAGCGCTTTATTTCAGCATGGCTACCGATCAAAGCAAAAGCAATATGTACCGTAAGAAGAGCAAATATCGTTATCTTAAGCTTGTTAGCCTTCTTCATTGTATTGAATGCACATTTTCTTTATGGTATGGGGCACGCAAAGGGTAATATGTGTTACCAGATGGACGACAGTTATacaaatttctatttttacatatGGTCAGTGATACAACTAAGCGTGTTTTTCCTATTACCACTCACAATTTTAATGGTAATAAATATATCCATCATTATTCGTGTCTTGATTACCGGGCGGAAGTATCAAACACAGGTTATACCTCAGGCACTGACCACTGCAGCACGAGCAAGAAAAGCAAAAAATTATCAGATAACTGCGATGCTTATTGCAGTGAACGTAGTTTATATGATCTGCATGACACCAATACTGGTTTTTCTAACGTCCTATACCGGCTGGGTTTTGTCACATGGAGACGAGAATAGTGACGCTGTATTAGAACTTATTTGGGCAAtaataaatgcattgttttatactAATTACGCAGTAAATTTTATCCTTTATTTCGTCAGTGGATCAAGATTCAGAAGTGAGGTCGTAAGAATTTTCTGTCAAAGGAAAAACTCGTGCCCAATTATTTGCCGATGGAATTGGTGGCATTCATGGGGACGTAATGCGAATATCAGCACCGTTGAAGGGAATATGAATATAGAACTGCAAAACGTGACGGTATCGCAAGAATAA